The Oncorhynchus masou masou isolate Uvic2021 chromosome 13, UVic_Omas_1.1, whole genome shotgun sequence genomic interval AGGTGTTAAAGGATAGTCTTCAAAGAATTACTGAAGCGTCAAAGGAATCAATAAAGCACGAATGgcatttaacaattttattttttaGTACAACAGTTAAGTCAACGAGTAACATCTATTAAGAATCCAAAGTGTGTTCCTCTTTTGCATTCCATGTGTAGACCCACTTCCAGTAACATGCTAGATGATTCAAAAGTCTGGCAAAGTTACTTCATTGCCCTATAACAGCACTAAGTCATGTGCTTTGAGACACAACTCCACTTTACAAATGCATAAAACCTGCAGTGGCACAAAGATTAGTTTTAgggtgtctgaaatggcaccctattccatatagtgcactacttttgggtaGTGTAATAGGATCAGGATGCCGTATCAGCACTAGCTCTTTAAAGAACAAGACAAGCAGATCTCTGAACAGCAAAAGCTGCAATAAGACACCTGATGCTGTGAAAAAAGGGTGAAACCAATCAATATGTTAACAGTGATCAATAAGTGCTATGAACAGTCAGGTGTGAGATACACGGGGACACTGTTCCAAAGCGGCACTATGGAATAGAGAGATCATGTCGAGGGCCTATGCACAGCACATGCTTCCTTAAAGGACAACTACATACACTGCTATTTTTCATTAGGTCAGAAGCTGCAATGACAAAAGCTACATATCCAAATAAATGGGCTGTGCATGAAATAGTTAGAGGTCAAATCCTTGCTAACTTTTTTCATTAATGGGATAATGATATTACCTTGGATCCTGTCCTCCAATGCCATTTGAAAGGAATTGAGGATTTAAAGGCTAGTAACATTTAGACAGCTGTGGAATAGAAGCAACAAGGAGACCAATATCCACATGTAAAACTATAGCAAGTACACTTATAGCAGAGAATCTAAATTCACAAACGGGGAGAACTTAATTTCCTTCATAAAGTGGGTGGCAGTGAACAAAAATACTGGCCATCAACTAAATATAAATCAATCTTTGGATACGTAAAAAACCCTATAGTATACAATTCCCCCATTGACTGAACTGTTCAGTTTTCTGATGTCTCAGCACCGCCCTCTTTGGTTTCCTTCTTAGCACGCACCTCTTCCAGTTTCTTGTCCTGGGAAAAAAGAGAAGTGACATCTTTCAAAAGTGAAATTCTTAACAGACAATACATGCATACATTCCTTTGCCAATTTGTCACAAGCTTGACCAGCATGTTGACCATTGATGTGAAGTCAATTAAAAACAATGATCATAAAACACTTCACTTTTTCCTGCAAGTCTCCCAAAttcatgtacaaattacctcaaacTAGTCTGTATCCCtgcacactgactaggtaccagtggccacacacacacacatatcctagTTATTCTTAGTGTTacttttattttagcctacttggtaaatactttcttcttgaactgcagttggttaagggcttgtaagtaagcatttcacggtaaagtctacacttgtcgTAGTCGGCGCACGTGGCAAAAAAGTTTAATTTGATCCAAACCAACTGAACTAATTTGCAGAGATACGTGATCAAGGCGTTGGATACACCCACTGGAGTGGTCTCCTTTAGGAATGGTTATTCGAATAGCCAAATGATGTTGGTATTCAACTACTGGAGTTGTAGACATTGGACGGAGAGCACAGCAAAATGGCCTTAATTATTCTTGTTACTTTAGCTTGTTAGCTTTTTATAACAatttgatgcagtcaagacagCCACTACCAGATGGTACAGTcaggccttaatggccatgtactcttataatctccacaaGGCACAGGCAGAAGagggaggactggccacccctcagggCCTGATTCCTCTAGGATAAGCACtatgactagaggtcgaccgattaatcggactggccgattaattagggccgatttcaagttttcataacaataggATATCGGTATTTTGCacccttacagttaactagtccaacgcaataacgacctgcctctctcattgcactccacataGAGACGGCCTGTTaggcaaatgcagtaagccaaggtaagttgctagctagcattaaacttataaatAACAAATCAATCATAAGCACTacttaactacacatggttgatgatattactagatattatctagcgtgtcctgcgttgcatataatctgactgagcatacaagcatctaagtatctgactgagcggtggtaggcagaagcaggcgcgtaaacaatcattcaaacagcacattcatgcgttttgccagcagttcTTTGTTTTGCGTCAAGcactgcgctgtttatgacttcaagcctatcaactcccgagatgaggctggtgtaaccgaagtgaaatggctagctagttagcgagcGCTAATAGAGTTTCAAACCTCAcacgctctgagacttggagtagttgttccacttgctctgcatgggtaatgctgcatcgagggtggctgttgtcgttgtgttcctggttcgagcccaggtaggagcgaggagagggacggaagctatactgttacactggcaatactaaagtgcctataagaacagggaagggaaatagtcctataataactacctaaaactttttacctgggaatattgaagactcatgttaaaaggaaccagctttcatatgttctcatgttctgagcttggaactgaaacgttagctttcttacatagcacattttgcacttttactttctccaacactttgtttttgcattatttaaaccaaattgaacatgtttcattatttatttgaggctaaattgattttattgatgtattatattaagttaagtgttaattcagtattgtcaTTAATACAAATAAATAGGCCGATTAatctgcttttttggtcctctaATAATCGGTGTTTATCAGAATCGGTCGACCTCAAACTGACATCTGccaatgtaaaaagggctttataaatacatttgataaccTATGGCAGCAATAAGTGTACTAGCGCAAAAACATTATTCTAATAACGAAATCCCTAATGTCCTACTAACAGCAGCTGTTTTTAGCCAAGGTCAAAAGCTAGCAAGCAAGAACCGCACCCTCCTGAATGGGTGTCGGCCATGTCGAAATTTGTACAAACTTCGAAAATGTTACTGTGGTCGCTATCTAGGCTCAGGCCATGAAGTCACTGATCATGTTCCAGAGCGTCAACACCATGATGCatcatgggtaaattgtgactgatctacaaatagtCATTATTTATGATACAAGGTGATTTGGAGTCAGCAGTCACCTGCAATATTGAACCACAGTGTTGTCCTTCATTGAAAATGACTGGTAGCCGAGTCAGATGATCACAGCAAGACAGATCTGCAGGTTAAATAAAAGTTAGTTTCACATACCTTCTCCTTGAACTTCTCACTCATGGCTGCCTGAAGGGCCTCCTTGTTTTCTTTGTTAGCCTCCATCTTCTGGTTAAGCTTCTCCTCAGCTATTTTGCTGAAGTTGTTGTTCTCCTCCATGGCTTTCCTTTGCACCTCCTTCTCATGCTCCCGCTTCTCAGCGAGGTGTTTCAGAACCTCCGCTTCATGGGACTGGAGGATGGCACAAGAGAGGAGTGTGATTCAGACATCCAACTACAAAACATTTTAATAATAcagagcagggttccccaactggctgCAGCCACAGGTGATTCGCCCACACCAAGTTCTGGAGGGCAGGACATAAGACCACCAGCGCCAAGGAGTTTAAACATTTGGCAAATCTGTCCCGAAGTATTCCCCACAGAGATACACAAATGTAAGCAATGAATGAAAGGATTTAGGTTTCAGTCAATCACAGCCATTTGAGATTCTATCAATTTCCAGCCTATCAAAACAAAATAAAcactgaatctagttgatccccaTCATAGAGGCTTGTCAGGGCAACAAGGCAAAATATTTTAATGAATACTAGCGATGGTgggaagaaaataaataaaaaaagctaGTTACGTCAGGATATTGTAGTCGTATTTGTGATCCTGCATCTTTGGGGGTCCAAAAAGGATAAAATTGATAAAGCAATTAATAAAGTAACAACTCATAATTTGACGATAAAGCATATCGTAGACAATGCAATATTTTTGCACTAGCTGGCTGTACCAAAAACGCCAGTATTTTTTATTCATAGTGTCCTCTTTAAAATAGAGGCATTTGTTGCACTTTTACTTCCCTGGCTGATCAAAACCCATTATCAGAGCTCAGTCTTGTCCCTCTGCAGAAATGTTTAGATCAAATCTCATTAAAATTAGTAGCAAATGGTAAGAGTGGCAATAAATATTGTATCAGCATTCTAAGCAGGGTGGGAAATTAACTTTAGTCCACCTGTCATTGGCAGGTAGATGGAAAAACTAACAGTCAATCATAAATGTTTCACCCAAGTTCTGTGATACCCTTTTGTTTTTACCTAACAATATACACTACTATTCATGGGTGAGGGTAGATGACCCTTTGTCAAAAAAGGTAATTTCTGGACAATATATTTCCTTTTAGGGGACCCCTTTTGGCTCAAGAGCATCTCCATAGGCATAGAGTTCAGTGTAGCATCTAACTGGAGCACAAcctaccttcctcctctcttctgcagCCTCTAGTTTCCTCTGGATCTCCTCCAGAGACAGGTCCTTCTTCttggggggagaaagggggaacTCTCCCTTGGCGTCTGGAGCTGGAGCTCCTAGGATCACCTCGAACGCCTGGCCAGACGCACGTTTGTCAATCTCCTTAACCAGAATATCTGGATGGGACAAATTATGCATTTCAGTTACTGAAACAAGTACATCAACATGGCGGTTTCTATGATAATGGGGAACTTGTCTGTGTGCAAACAGAAATACAAATCCTTCCAAACAAGGGAAGAGGACTCAGGACAGGGATACGAACAATTCAGAGAAGGGGGGgtacagactagaggtcgaccgattaatcggaatggccgattacaagttttcataacaatcggaaatcagtatttttggacaccgattttgccgattttttaatatacatttttttacacctttatttaactaggcaagtcagttaagaacacgttcttattttcaatgacggactaggaacggtgggttaactgcctcgttcaggggcagaacgacagatttcaccttgtcagctcgggggatccaatcttgcaaccttacagttaactagtccaacgcaataacgacctgcctctcgttgcactccacaaggagcatGTTACGCGAATGCCGTAAGCCaagataagttgctagctagttaaacttatattttaaaaaacaaatcaatcataatcactagttaactacacatggttgatgatattactagatattatctagtgtgtcctgcgttgcatataatctgactgagcatacaagcatctgactgagcggtggtaggcagatgCTGGCGCGTAaatattcattcaaacagcacattcatgcattttgccagcagctcttcgttgtgcgtcagaGCATTGCGCTGtatatgacttcaagcctatcaactcccgagatgaggctggtgtaaccgaagtgaaatggctagctagttagcatgcgctaatagcttttcaaacgtcactcgctctgagccttctagtagttgttccccttgctctgcatgggtaatgctgcttcgatggtggctgttgttgtgttcctggttcgagcccagggaggagcgaggagagggacagaagctatactgttacactggcaaaactaaagtgcctataagaaaagtcaatagtcaaaggttaatgaaatacaaatggtagagagaaagtcctataataactacctaaaacttcttacctgggaatattgaagactcatgttaaaaggaaccaccagctttcatatgttctcatgttctgagcaaggaactgaaacattagcaCATATTGCACGCCcaaaactttgtttttgcattatttaaactaaattgaacacgtttcattatttatttgaggctaaattgattttattgatgtattatattaagttaaaataagtgttcattcagtattgttgtaattgtcattattataaataaaatacattttaaaaattggCCAATTAATCAgtatctgcttttttggtcctccaataattgttgaaaaatcataatcggttgacctctagtacaGACAGAATTGCGCCGCTAGACATTTATTTAAGGCTccctgtaaaaaatatatatatatatatatatattcctctcATCTGGACTGATGGGAAGACATGACTGGTGAAAAACATATGGTGGAAGCTCATTAGACTGGCTTCCACCTGGTCACTAAGATAAGAGTGGACAGATTGTGATTATTTTCAGCTTTTAAAACAACTTGCCTCCGCAGGAAGAGGCCATTTCAGCAGTGGACAGAGTCAATGTACCTGTAAGGAAGAAAATGTATCAATTAGTATCACATTTATttaataaagcccctttgaaaTCAGTTGTCAGTGattttacagtaacccagcctagacaCCAACAAGCACACGTAATAAACCTTTAAAAATGCATTAGTATGTCCTTGAACATGAAGAACCAGCTCCACCCACTCCCTGCAGACAGGATGAAATCTCCATCTTCACAAGGTGCCTGAATCAACAGAGCACTAGCACCCTCTAGTGTGATAGTGTTCCACCTGAATACAGCGCGGTCTAACTAAACAGAGCTGCGAAAAGCAAAACATGACCCACTCAGTGGGGACATCCTTCGGTCATGTTCAACACTGCAACCACCGCCCTATAAAAAAAAACGTGTCATTCATTCACAGCTAGCTATATGGCACATTGAAACATTGGTAGGGCCAGGAAGATACCAGTATCAATATTCattagtatcgtggcaaggaaacgaAACGAGGAATCaaacattatgttgtcatccagacaTTTATTTTCCCAACTGAAGCACATTTTacacgttttttttttaaataccaaaTAGTTAGGCTTCACGTTCTTATTTTTGCCATGAAAACAAAATCGCAATACGGGTATTTTGTCGGCACTACCGTCTAGCATGTACACTAGATTTAACGAAGTCAAGAATACCCTACTGTAGATGGGCGAGGCCCTTTCAATGCCAGGCTACAGCCTCAGTTGCAGGGATGCATGTTGATGAATAAACAGGCTGTGTCTCAGAACAAAAGGCTAAAGCTTACCAACATTTCAGGGGGTTGAAAATGTCATTGGGGAGCTACAAAAGATATTTGGCAGCTATAATATACAACGGAAGCCAACAAGACTAATCTCTGAATATAGAGGCAGTCAGCAGAACACAAGCTGCAAAAACGGTGCACCTGTTTGTGCGTGTAGTTCACTAGCTAAAaaacacagggggggggggggggcaaaagtTCGAGAGCACCTAAGTATAATACTTGAACCATTCAAAAGCAAAAATAATCATAATCGCCGTTATTCGTTAAATACATGAGTATGTACTGGAATTTGACTGGTAAAGTGGTGCTGCCAAAGTCAGACAAAGATGCGGAGGTTCGTCAAGAGCTCAATGATAAATATCAACTTATGTAAGAACGTATAAAGTGTTCCCATGTAGCTAGCTCATTATGCACTTAACCCAAATTCATTATATTggataagggggggggggcacctgCAGCAATCAAAATATGACAAATTCTAAATACAGAGACGAGAACGTTTCAGGGTCACCAAACTTGTTTTGGTCCCAAAATATTAGGTAACGGCACAAGAAAGCCGCTTTTGTTTGGTTGCAATGAACGTCAACGTGAGCAGCTGCAAACAAAGAGGGGCGCGTGCTCCAACAGCTCAGCCCGCTTTGCGACTTGCACGATGCCCCGCTTATCAAGTTCAACGTGTTTGAACGACTGGTAAACTGATTTTTAACCTGAACGTTCAGCGAACAATCATTGAAACCTCAATAACCTTAAAATTGTTAGTGGCGACGGAAAACTTCAAATATGGATGGCAACAGCGTCTGTTTTTCAAAATACCCTGCAAACAAAATGCTTACATCGAAATGCATCAATGAATGGCTCAAAGTAAATCAAATTAGCTAATTTAAAATTTCAATGACCTGTGTATTATTATAGTAAATGCAGAATGACTTGTTACTAGCTAGTTACGTCGTGTAATCAATAGAAAGTAATTTGCACCACGCACTATCAAGTGTGCATCCCTACCCAATATGTAATGTCAAGACAAACAACTTGTCACTGTCTGAAGGCAACAGAACAATCAAAAGATGACTAACGTTACAGTACCACGGCACTATAGCAGCTAACCAGCCATCCATCCACTTTTTTGTTACAATTACATTCCATTTTCACTAGAGCAGTCAAACTATTTCGAAAGACATGAAATTAGCTAGGTTGGTTGTTAGTTAACgtacaaaaaaaaaaagagggcaaCCGTGGCGTTTAGCCAATATTGAAGCCGAGAGGTAACCCATTTTATCACCACTAGACCAactcgtttaaaaaaaaaaatacatatcagGCAAGATTAGCTAGAACATTCCAATCTTTAAATCATATATTTTGTAGGGATAACGTTAACTACGCAACAGAGTAACGTGCCACCCACCTTCACAAACAGTGAAACCAACTCCTCCTCAGCAGCCAGACTTTAGCCGCGAATTTTCTGCTCGAGCATGGCCAGTTCGCGCATAAAAAGCCCCAAATGTGTCGTCAATGCCAATTCTGCAATTCTATTGGCTGTTTACTCCTCTCTCCGCACTCTTGGTAGTTGTAGTTTTTGGGATTTCTAGACATCAGCACAGACAAGACGAGCGTCTCCATAACATTTAATTACTTTGGTAATGAATAATGAACGTTGAATGTATTTAGTGGAATATATACATTTATTGTTTCCATTTTATTCATCGAAAATATGTGAATTTTGGGGATGAAATGTCAAACGTGTGTCCTTGACCTGCATTTAAGGGCTTTACAGACCTTGAATAAAGTGTGATGATTACATAAGTCTTCAATGTATGGCTCCAACTAACCAGATGCACGTTCTTGACCGTGAACTATCGAGGACTGCCTTTGCCTTCATCTGTGTATTGGCCATAGTAGACTGACTGAAGGGTAGCTATACGATTTATTGGATGAAATAGCGTTTTTATCACGTTGTCTGTGCTatttgggctcccaagtggcacaggagtctaaaggcactgcatctcaatgctagaggagGCACTACagacctggttcgattccaggctgtatcacaaccggccgtgattgggagtcacatagggtgccgcacaattggcccagggttgtccgggttagggtttggccggggtatttgttcttaactgacttgcctagttaaataaaggatacataaatacatttttaaaaatcaaatttatgtatatatatttttttaatcacaCAAAGAGCCATGACTGCAGAGGATCCATGGAATGACCCATGTTTCCTCCAGAGCCAGAAAGCTGCAGTTATGCATCATTTATCAACATAATTTATTGTATTGTTATTAGAGGACTTGAGAGGGCTACATCCC includes:
- the LOC135552059 gene encoding stathmin-like isoform X2, translating into MASSCGDILVKEIDKRASGQAFEVILGAPAPDAKGEFPLSPPKKKDLSLEEIQRKLEAAEERRKSHEAEVLKHLAEKREHEKEVQRKAMEENNNFSKIAEEKLNQKMEANKENKEALQAAMSEKFKEKDKKLEEVRAKKETKEGGAETSEN
- the LOC135552059 gene encoding stathmin-like isoform X1 — protein: MASSCGDILVKEIDKRASGQAFEVILGAPAPDAKGEFPLSPPKKKDLSLEEIQRKLEAAEERRKSHEAEVLKHLAEKREHEKEVQRKAMEENNNFSKIAEEKLNQKMEANKENKEALQAAMSEKFKEKEHNDNSHPRCSITHAEQVEQLLQVSERVRFETLLALAN